Proteins encoded in a region of the Flavobacterium sp. MDT1-60 genome:
- the map gene encoding type I methionyl aminopeptidase, whose translation MIIQKSREEIELMRESALIVSKTLGMIASEIKEGVTTLYLDKLAEEFIRDHGAVPSFLGLYDFPNSLCMSPNAQVVHGIPNNTPLKSGDVISVDCGAFKNGYHGDHAYSFEIGEVAPEVKKLLKVTKESLYVGIREFKAGNRVEDVGNAIQKYTESHGYGVVRELVGHGVGQKMHEEPEMPNYGKRGRGKLFVEGMVVAIEPMINMGTKNIKQLKDGWTILTADGKPSAHFEHDVALIDGKPELLSTFQYIYKALGIESNEEDEFRKVPLVL comes from the coding sequence ATGATTATCCAAAAAAGTAGGGAAGAAATCGAATTAATGCGCGAAAGTGCTTTGATCGTATCTAAAACATTAGGAATGATTGCTTCTGAAATTAAAGAAGGAGTTACCACATTATATCTTGACAAATTAGCCGAGGAATTTATTCGTGATCATGGTGCAGTACCAAGTTTTCTTGGATTGTATGATTTCCCGAATTCTCTTTGTATGAGTCCAAATGCACAGGTTGTACACGGAATTCCTAACAATACACCTTTGAAAAGCGGAGACGTTATTTCAGTAGATTGTGGTGCGTTCAAAAACGGATATCACGGTGATCATGCTTATAGTTTCGAAATTGGAGAAGTTGCTCCGGAAGTTAAAAAGCTTTTGAAAGTAACTAAAGAATCTCTTTATGTAGGTATCAGAGAATTTAAAGCTGGAAATCGCGTTGAAGATGTTGGAAATGCGATTCAAAAATATACGGAATCTCACGGTTACGGCGTTGTTCGTGAACTAGTTGGTCATGGTGTAGGGCAAAAAATGCACGAAGAACCAGAAATGCCGAACTACGGAAAACGCGGTCGTGGAAAACTTTTCGTTGAAGGAATGGTCGTTGCAATCGAACCTATGATCAATATGGGAACCAAAAACATTAAACAATTAAAAGACGGCTGGACAATCTTAACTGCTGACGGAAAACCAAGTGCGCATTTCGAACACGATGTGGCGCTAATTGATGGAAAACCAGAATTATTATCGACTTTTCAATACATCTACAAAGCATTAGGAATCGAAAGCAACGAAGAAGACGAATTCAGAAAAGTGCCTTTAGTATTATAA
- a CDS encoding GxxExxY protein gives MNELYLKEESYKIIGICMEVHKILGKGHSEKVYGDALEYEFQRNEIPYSRELKYNIAYKDIILSSYYFADFVIFNEIILELKAIATLSSSEIKQTLNYLAASKNKLGLLVNFGEDSLKYKRVIL, from the coding sequence CTGAATGAGTTATATTTAAAAGAAGAGTCTTATAAAATTATAGGGATTTGTATGGAAGTCCATAAAATTTTAGGCAAGGGACATAGTGAAAAAGTTTACGGTGATGCATTAGAATATGAATTTCAAAGAAATGAAATTCCTTATAGTAGAGAATTAAAATACAATATCGCTTACAAAGACATTATATTATCAAGTTACTATTTTGCAGATTTCGTGATTTTTAATGAAATCATTTTAGAGCTAAAAGCAATTGCAACTCTTTCGAGTAGCGAAATTAAACAAACATTAAATTATCTGGCTGCATCAAAAAACAAACTAGGTTTACTGGTTAATTTTGGTGAAGACAGTTTAAAATATAAAAGAGTAATACTTTAA
- a CDS encoding class I SAM-dependent methyltransferase, translating into MKKLFKLVLNTIPRPLLIRLSYVARPILALSLKGDKFTDPIDGKSFRSFLPYGYGKQRNNVLSPSTLSLERHRLLWLYLNDQTDFFTAPKKVLHFAPEQAFYKLFRKQKNLDYTTTDLFSPLADVKADICNLPFKDNEYDVILCNHVLEHIPDDTKAMQELFRVLKPGGMAVLQIPQDLSREVTFADDSITDQKERAKIFGQYDHVRIYGRDYFDKLRSIGFIVIEEDYTNKITPELVEKYCLAKGEIIPLCFKQEN; encoded by the coding sequence GTGAAGAAACTATTCAAATTAGTACTTAATACAATACCACGTCCATTATTAATTCGTTTGAGTTATGTGGCTCGTCCAATTTTAGCTTTATCTTTAAAAGGAGACAAATTTACTGACCCTATCGATGGGAAAAGTTTCAGATCGTTTTTGCCTTATGGATATGGAAAACAACGTAATAATGTGCTTTCACCAAGTACACTTTCATTAGAAAGACACCGTTTGCTCTGGCTGTATCTAAACGATCAGACTGATTTTTTTACAGCGCCAAAAAAGGTTCTTCATTTTGCTCCGGAACAAGCTTTTTATAAATTATTCCGCAAGCAAAAAAACCTTGATTATACTACAACCGATTTGTTTTCGCCTTTGGCAGATGTAAAAGCAGATATATGTAATTTGCCTTTTAAAGACAATGAATATGATGTGATTTTGTGTAATCACGTTTTAGAACATATTCCGGATGACACAAAAGCAATGCAGGAATTATTCCGGGTTTTAAAACCTGGTGGAATGGCCGTTTTGCAAATCCCACAGGATTTATCTAGAGAAGTTACTTTTGCTGATGACTCTATTACAGACCAAAAAGAACGTGCTAAAATATTCGGTCAATACGATCACGTTCGTATTTATGGTCGCGATTATTTTGACAAATTAAGAAGCATTGGTTTCATAGTAATCGAAGAAGATTACACCAATAAAATTACACCAGAATTGGTAGAGAAATATTGTTTGGCAAAAGGAGAAATTATTCCACTTTGCTTCAAACAGGAAAATTAG